A DNA window from Buttiauxella agrestis contains the following coding sequences:
- a CDS encoding fimbrial protein, whose product MNKLILNYILLMTALLSSGSVLAGCATNRSGANQQTLTITVPDFSVQRDVPNGTIIATANSVASDVVFSCTAGGGGWYSIMSLFTTPSGIAHFYKTNIDGVGVSIGGATTNFENPPIYASTNINEAIWISAKTVKFIKTGPITSGTITSGVLGYMWGNDDGPSVPALQYFVNGPKITVLACQIKTQNLMFPIGDIPASAFGSSVGATPAVAQNTQNLGLDCDPQANINVSLSGTQNPDVGTTSVLALSGQGSAGVAKGVGVQIVYNGSPLILNNNIVLKRSMGGIETFPLVARYYQTKTVVATGTANANATLNLTYQ is encoded by the coding sequence ATGAACAAATTAATATTAAATTATATTTTATTAATGACCGCATTGCTCTCGAGTGGATCGGTTTTGGCAGGGTGTGCTACAAATAGGTCAGGAGCGAATCAACAAACCCTAACAATCACAGTACCTGATTTTAGTGTACAAAGAGATGTGCCTAATGGGACCATAATTGCTACAGCTAACAGTGTTGCGTCTGATGTTGTGTTTAGTTGTACCGCAGGAGGCGGCGGATGGTATTCAATAATGAGTTTATTTACCACCCCTAGTGGCATTGCTCATTTTTATAAAACGAATATAGATGGTGTCGGCGTCTCAATAGGGGGGGCGACAACCAATTTTGAAAATCCTCCAATTTATGCTTCTACTAATATTAATGAAGCAATATGGATTTCCGCAAAAACGGTAAAATTTATCAAAACCGGTCCAATAACTTCAGGTACGATAACATCTGGCGTGTTGGGATATATGTGGGGAAATGATGACGGACCTTCTGTCCCGGCCTTACAATATTTTGTGAATGGACCAAAGATAACAGTATTAGCCTGTCAAATTAAAACGCAAAATCTGATGTTTCCTATTGGGGATATACCGGCGTCAGCTTTTGGCTCGTCGGTGGGCGCTACACCAGCAGTGGCGCAAAATACACAAAACTTAGGTTTAGACTGTGATCCTCAGGCTAATATAAACGTTTCGCTTTCAGGTACGCAAAACCCGGATGTTGGCACAACAAGCGTATTAGCGTTATCCGGCCAGGGGAGTGCGGGTGTTGCAAAAGGTGTGGGTGTACAGATTGTCTATAACGGATCGCCGCTAATTTTAAATAACAATATAGTTTTAAAACGCTCAATGGGTGGTATAGAAACATTCCCATTGGTTGCCCGTTATTACCAAACCAAAACAGTAGTAGCAACAGGCACGGCCAATGCAAACGCCACGCTTAATTTAACCTATCAATAA
- a CDS encoding helix-turn-helix domain-containing protein → MLNIAIDESNTLFRKGLELFLEEVLQNVHNESVHFHDLTKINAIHADIIVKDFIAGSQFICQPILKFRSKPGLIIGIYEGGENLHHDELPLCIKNIIFIARTEPVHSARNKVSLAWRDTIAHPMGSHCNKCLQCKYRTLTPQQIMIAKSLLHGNDILKISQQLGINVKTVSAHKRHLMSKFNLKNDCELLHFLRTLKDKNQPAYLLKE, encoded by the coding sequence ATGTTAAATATTGCCATTGATGAATCAAATACACTCTTCAGGAAAGGGCTGGAATTATTTCTTGAGGAGGTTTTACAAAACGTTCATAACGAGTCGGTGCATTTTCACGATCTGACAAAAATAAATGCGATCCACGCTGATATTATCGTAAAAGATTTCATTGCCGGTTCGCAGTTTATCTGCCAGCCCATTCTCAAGTTCCGCAGTAAACCGGGGCTAATTATTGGTATTTATGAAGGGGGTGAAAATCTCCATCATGATGAGCTACCGCTTTGCATTAAGAATATTATCTTTATTGCACGCACTGAGCCAGTACACAGTGCGCGCAATAAAGTGAGCCTTGCATGGCGCGATACCATTGCTCACCCCATGGGTTCTCATTGCAACAAATGTTTGCAGTGTAAGTACCGCACTCTCACACCTCAACAGATTATGATTGCGAAATCATTACTGCACGGCAATGACATTCTTAAAATCTCTCAGCAGCTAGGCATCAATGTAAAAACGGTTAGTGCCCATAAACGACACCTGATGTCCAAATTTAATCTCAAAAATGATTGCGAGCTATTGCATTTTTTAAGAACTTTAAAAGATAAAAATCAGCCTGCCTATTTGCTGAAAGAATAG
- a CDS encoding riboflavin synthase, giving the protein MFTGIVQGTATLVSIDEKPNFRTHVIEMPDEMLPGLETGASVAHNGCCLTVTEINGNHVSFDLMKETLRITNLGELVVGDSVNVERAAKFNDEIGGHLMSGHIMTTAEVAKILTSENNRQIWFKMRDKTLMKYILHKGYIGIDGISLTVGEVTASRFCVHLIPETLERTTLGSKKLGNRINIEIDPQTQAIVDTVERVLAQREATLDALLPKA; this is encoded by the coding sequence ATGTTTACAGGTATTGTGCAGGGTACTGCGACCCTGGTCTCCATTGATGAGAAACCCAATTTCCGTACCCACGTAATTGAAATGCCAGATGAGATGTTACCTGGCCTTGAAACAGGCGCGTCGGTGGCACACAACGGCTGTTGCCTGACCGTCACTGAAATCAATGGCAACCACGTCAGCTTTGATTTAATGAAAGAGACGCTGCGTATTACCAATCTCGGCGAGTTAGTTGTGGGTGATAGTGTTAACGTCGAACGCGCGGCTAAATTTAATGATGAAATCGGCGGGCATCTTATGTCCGGTCATATTATGACGACCGCTGAAGTCGCAAAGATTCTGACCTCAGAAAATAACCGCCAGATCTGGTTTAAAATGCGCGATAAAACCTTGATGAAATATATTCTGCATAAAGGATATATCGGCATTGATGGTATTAGCCTGACGGTCGGTGAAGTCACGGCTTCGCGTTTCTGCGTACATTTAATTCCGGAAACGCTTGAGCGCACCACGCTCGGCAGTAAGAAACTGGGGAATCGTATTAATATCGAAATCGACCCGCAAACCCAGGCGATAGTAGACACCGTTGAACGTGTGCTGGCACAGCGCGAAGCGACATTGGATGCGTTGCTACCGAAGGCGTGA
- a CDS encoding fimbrial protein, protein MKKLIGMSFLVASASLFAADPVTLNITGNIVATPCQVSSDSVTIGVDLGQNIQASDMQTAGAAAGWKPINIKLVSCPAGTSSVIMTMHGTADPVQPADLYLNNGAAQNVSVQLQSTGGTVLGDGKTITGNISSGAYTFPLQARAYTKDGGATPGTIAATVTASFVYN, encoded by the coding sequence ATGAAAAAATTAATTGGAATGAGTTTTTTAGTAGCGAGTGCATCATTATTTGCAGCAGACCCGGTGACTCTTAATATTACCGGTAATATCGTGGCAACGCCGTGCCAGGTAAGCAGTGATAGCGTTACGATAGGGGTGGATTTGGGCCAGAATATTCAGGCTTCAGATATGCAGACAGCTGGCGCTGCCGCAGGATGGAAACCGATTAATATCAAACTGGTTTCTTGCCCGGCAGGGACATCTTCCGTAATAATGACCATGCATGGTACAGCAGACCCAGTACAGCCAGCCGATTTGTATTTGAACAACGGTGCAGCACAGAACGTTTCTGTTCAGTTGCAAAGTACAGGTGGAACGGTATTAGGTGATGGTAAAACAATTACCGGAAACATTAGCAGTGGTGCATATACCTTCCCGTTACAGGCTCGCGCATATACCAAAGATGGCGGTGCTACACCGGGTACAATTGCTGCAACGGTAACCGCGTCTTTTGTTTATAATTAA
- a CDS encoding LacI family DNA-binding transcriptional regulator — MSNINDVARLAQVSKATVSRVLSGSRGVKEESRQAVLRAAEILNYKPNAIAQSLSSQSTHCIGVICATEHIQQSTGYLQALEKQLNQHHKHLLLRFANDHDSVAQAAQELSNGLCDALLVVGARFSLPPLDDDIMLIDCLSGSNALSIQCDHVFAAETAVHYLCNQKRRQIALINFASGEAAAQTLEGYHQALHNHVVPFNRQLVIEDESSVRIALQRLINRGVKFSALLVTDDTQAQEAVMMLNQYQLQVPEQVMVFSLDGSTRMPGANAIPAIKYPLESIARRAVELLLGDRHTSDLVRGSLLIA; from the coding sequence ATGTCGAATATTAATGATGTAGCACGCCTTGCACAGGTTTCTAAAGCCACCGTTTCGCGTGTTTTAAGCGGCAGTCGCGGCGTGAAAGAAGAGAGTCGCCAGGCCGTTTTGCGCGCGGCAGAAATACTTAACTACAAACCCAATGCAATTGCTCAATCTTTGAGTTCCCAATCAACCCATTGCATTGGCGTAATCTGTGCCACCGAACATATTCAGCAGTCCACAGGCTACCTGCAAGCGCTTGAGAAACAGCTTAACCAGCATCATAAACACCTGCTGTTACGCTTCGCCAATGACCACGACAGCGTGGCGCAGGCTGCTCAGGAACTTTCAAACGGCTTATGTGATGCGTTGCTGGTTGTGGGGGCGCGTTTCTCACTCCCTCCGCTCGACGACGATATTATGCTGATTGATTGCCTGAGCGGTTCGAATGCGCTGAGTATTCAATGCGATCACGTTTTCGCGGCAGAAACCGCCGTGCACTATTTGTGTAACCAGAAACGGCGGCAAATCGCCCTGATAAACTTTGCCAGCGGTGAAGCGGCAGCCCAAACTCTTGAAGGTTATCACCAGGCGCTGCACAACCACGTGGTGCCTTTTAACCGCCAGTTGGTGATTGAAGATGAATCCTCGGTGCGCATCGCGCTGCAACGGCTGATCAATCGCGGTGTGAAGTTTTCTGCCTTGTTAGTGACGGACGACACGCAGGCGCAGGAAGCCGTGATGATGCTCAATCAGTACCAGTTACAAGTGCCTGAACAAGTGATGGTTTTCAGTCTGGATGGTTCAACCCGAATGCCGGGAGCAAACGCCATTCCGGCGATTAAATATCCGCTGGAAAGTATTGCGCGTCGGGCGGTGGAATTACTGCTTGGGGATCGGCATACCAGTGATTTGGTGCGCGGAAGTTTGTTGATTGCTTAA
- a CDS encoding fimbria/pilus outer membrane usher protein, whose translation MQKETNLFKPARLAIYIAVALSALSHTASARDVFNPELLELGNPGASKTDLSSFESGSQAPGTYHVDIVLDDQTIDTRDIEFKAVTDKNGDSDLQPCISVETLKSWGVKTELFPELSKDGTCANFGAIPQASATLQFSTQRLLISIPQAALSPQARGYVPPEQWDEGITAAMLNYSMSGANNWSRNKNGSDGNSQYANLRPGFNIGPWRLRNYTTWNRDSNGQDRWDTVYTYAQRDIIPLKAQLTAGDSTAPSEIFDSMPFRGAQLASDDDMLPDSMKGYAPVVRGIARSNAQIMIRQNGYVIYQSYVAPGAFEITDMYPTGGAGDLDVTVKEADGSEQHFTVPFASLPLLQREGRLKYAVTGGQYRSYDNSVEKTPFAQMTAIYGLPKGFTIYGGMQESSKYQSLASGIGKNMGDFGAVSADVTQAWSQPKNEVKSNGQSWRARYSKNFVETGTNFAIAGYRYSTSGYYGMQDVLDSYSNNNIIAERRRNRMEVTMNQSLGADLGSVMLGAVREDYWSNGKTMQSITAGYNNSWRAINYGITYTYSKNGTSDGYSQAARYDKDQQIALNISIPLDRFLPSTWANYSMNASQKTGTTHTVGLNGVAMENNSLNWNVQEGYGTNDVGNTGTANADYRGTYGEVTAGYSYDQNSDRLNYGLQGGVIAHADGITLSQPLGETNVLIKAPGAKGVSVQNQTGVKTDFRGYTVASSVTPFRKNDITLDPQTLANNAELDLTTSTVIPTRGAVVRAEYIANLGMRVLMTLTQKNGKSVPFGAMVSIPGQQGRSFIVGDAGQVYLTGVNPEGTLTVQWGQGSDEKCQVTYKLPETEKGIVNLSRQCQ comes from the coding sequence ATGCAAAAAGAAACTAATCTTTTTAAACCGGCCAGGCTGGCAATATATATCGCGGTCGCGTTGAGTGCATTAAGCCATACAGCAAGTGCTCGGGACGTATTCAACCCAGAATTACTCGAGTTAGGTAACCCAGGGGCAAGTAAAACCGACCTTTCATCTTTTGAGTCTGGTTCGCAGGCCCCGGGTACTTATCATGTCGATATTGTTCTCGATGATCAGACGATTGACACACGTGATATTGAATTTAAAGCCGTGACAGATAAAAACGGTGATAGCGACTTACAGCCATGTATCAGCGTTGAAACCCTGAAAAGCTGGGGAGTAAAAACAGAGTTATTCCCTGAACTGTCAAAAGATGGAACATGTGCCAATTTTGGCGCTATTCCACAGGCATCGGCAACGCTTCAATTTAGCACCCAGCGACTGTTAATTAGTATTCCGCAGGCGGCTTTGTCTCCGCAAGCTCGCGGCTATGTGCCACCCGAGCAGTGGGACGAAGGTATTACTGCGGCAATGCTTAACTACAGCATGAGCGGGGCGAATAACTGGTCACGAAATAAGAATGGGTCTGACGGTAATTCCCAGTATGCCAACCTGCGTCCAGGTTTCAATATCGGCCCATGGCGTTTGCGTAACTACACCACATGGAACCGTGACAGCAACGGGCAGGATAGGTGGGATACGGTTTATACCTACGCCCAGCGCGACATCATTCCGTTAAAAGCGCAGTTAACGGCGGGTGACAGCACTGCACCTTCAGAAATTTTCGACAGTATGCCGTTCCGTGGGGCGCAACTGGCCTCGGATGACGATATGTTGCCCGATTCAATGAAGGGCTATGCGCCGGTGGTGCGTGGTATTGCCAGAAGCAACGCGCAAATTATGATTCGCCAGAATGGTTACGTGATTTACCAGAGTTACGTCGCACCGGGTGCATTTGAAATTACGGATATGTACCCAACCGGCGGCGCGGGTGATTTAGATGTCACGGTTAAGGAAGCGGATGGCAGTGAACAGCATTTCACTGTGCCATTTGCTTCTTTACCGTTGTTGCAACGTGAAGGGCGACTGAAGTATGCCGTCACGGGTGGCCAGTACCGTTCTTATGACAACAGTGTTGAGAAAACCCCGTTTGCCCAGATGACGGCCATCTACGGTTTGCCTAAAGGTTTTACCATTTATGGCGGTATGCAGGAATCAAGTAAGTATCAGTCACTGGCGTCCGGTATTGGCAAAAACATGGGGGACTTCGGGGCTGTTTCTGCAGACGTGACTCAGGCCTGGTCCCAACCTAAGAACGAAGTGAAAAGTAACGGCCAGTCATGGCGCGCACGCTACAGTAAAAACTTCGTCGAAACGGGAACCAACTTTGCTATTGCGGGTTATCGCTATTCAACCAGTGGTTACTACGGCATGCAGGACGTGCTCGATTCCTACAGCAATAACAATATTATTGCCGAGCGCCGCCGCAACCGTATGGAAGTGACCATGAACCAGTCGCTGGGTGCCGATTTGGGTTCTGTGATGCTGGGCGCGGTACGGGAAGATTACTGGAGTAACGGTAAAACGATGCAGTCTATCACCGCGGGGTATAACAACTCCTGGCGCGCGATTAACTACGGCATTACCTATACCTATAGCAAAAATGGTACTTCAGACGGATACAGCCAGGCCGCCCGCTACGACAAAGACCAGCAGATTGCACTGAATATCAGCATTCCGCTTGACCGATTCCTGCCGAGCACATGGGCTAACTACTCCATGAATGCCAGCCAAAAAACCGGCACTACGCATACGGTGGGTCTTAACGGTGTCGCAATGGAAAACAATTCCCTCAACTGGAACGTGCAGGAAGGGTATGGCACCAATGACGTCGGTAATACGGGTACCGCGAATGCTGATTACCGAGGGACTTACGGTGAAGTGACGGCGGGTTATAGCTATGACCAGAACAGCGATCGCCTGAATTATGGTCTGCAGGGTGGGGTCATTGCTCACGCAGATGGTATTACGCTTTCACAACCGCTGGGCGAAACCAACGTCCTGATAAAAGCGCCAGGCGCTAAGGGCGTGAGCGTACAAAACCAGACCGGGGTTAAAACAGACTTCCGTGGTTATACGGTGGCAAGTAGCGTAACACCATTCCGTAAAAATGATATTACGCTCGACCCGCAAACCCTGGCGAACAATGCTGAGCTTGACTTAACCACCAGTACGGTCATTCCAACTCGTGGAGCTGTAGTCCGGGCTGAATATATTGCCAACCTGGGGATGCGCGTATTAATGACGTTAACCCAGAAGAATGGGAAATCTGTTCCATTCGGCGCAATGGTGAGCATCCCTGGACAGCAAGGGCGCAGCTTTATTGTCGGGGATGCAGGCCAGGTCTATTTAACTGGTGTTAATCCTGAGGGGACATTGACGGTGCAATGGGGGCAGGGATCTGATGAGAAATGCCAGGTGACCTATAAATTACCTGAGACTGAAAAAGGGATTGTTAACTTGTCCAGGCAGTGTCAATAA
- the mdtK gene encoding MdtK family multidrug efflux MATE transporter — translation MQKYIVEARQLLALAIPVILAQIAQTSMGFVDTVMAGGYSATDMAAVAIGTSIWLPAILFGHGLLMALTPTVAQLNGSGRRERIAHQIRQGFWLAGIVSALIMIVLWNAGYIIYAMKNIDPQLADKAVGYLRALLWGVPGYLFFQVARNQCEGLAKTKPGMVMGFIGLLVNIPVNYIFIYGHFGMPELGGVGCGVATAAVYWVMFFSMISYVKKARSMRDLKLPKGFIKPDWKVMYRLTQLGLPIALALFFEVTLFAVVALLVAPLGIIDVAGHQIALNFSSLMFVLPMSLSAAVTIRVGFRLGQGSTLDAQTAAWTGIGVGMCMAMLTAIFTVVMREHIALLYNSNPEVVALAAHLMLLAAVYQLSDSVQVIGSGVLRGYKDTRSIFFITFIAYWVLGLPSGYILALTNWVVEPMGPAGFWIGFIIGLTSAAIMMMLRMRWLQRQPSITILQRAAR, via the coding sequence ATGCAGAAGTACATAGTTGAAGCCCGCCAGCTCCTTGCGCTGGCGATACCTGTCATCCTCGCGCAAATCGCACAAACCTCAATGGGCTTTGTCGATACCGTGATGGCCGGTGGCTACAGCGCAACCGATATGGCCGCTGTGGCAATCGGTACCTCTATCTGGCTACCCGCCATTCTGTTCGGCCATGGTTTGTTAATGGCGCTGACGCCCACCGTGGCACAACTCAACGGGTCTGGTCGCCGTGAGCGTATCGCGCACCAGATTCGCCAGGGTTTCTGGCTGGCGGGCATTGTCTCGGCGCTCATCATGATAGTGCTGTGGAACGCGGGTTATATCATCTATGCGATGAAAAATATCGACCCACAACTGGCCGATAAAGCCGTCGGCTACTTGCGCGCATTGCTGTGGGGCGTCCCGGGATATTTATTCTTCCAGGTGGCGCGTAACCAGTGTGAAGGCCTGGCGAAAACCAAACCCGGCATGGTGATGGGTTTTATCGGTTTGCTGGTCAACATTCCGGTTAACTACATCTTTATTTATGGTCACTTTGGCATGCCCGAACTCGGTGGCGTAGGCTGCGGTGTCGCAACGGCTGCCGTATATTGGGTGATGTTCTTCAGCATGATTTCCTATGTGAAGAAAGCCCGCTCGATGCGCGATTTGAAGCTGCCAAAAGGCTTCATCAAACCCGACTGGAAAGTGATGTATCGCTTAACCCAACTCGGGCTGCCGATTGCACTGGCGCTGTTCTTTGAAGTGACGCTGTTCGCCGTGGTCGCGCTACTGGTTGCGCCGCTGGGGATTATCGACGTGGCTGGGCACCAGATTGCCCTTAACTTCAGCTCGCTGATGTTTGTCCTGCCGATGTCCCTTTCTGCTGCGGTCACGATCCGCGTAGGGTTCCGTCTGGGCCAGGGTTCAACGCTCGATGCGCAAACGGCGGCCTGGACCGGTATCGGCGTGGGAATGTGCATGGCGATGCTGACTGCGATTTTCACGGTAGTGATGCGCGAACACATCGCCCTGCTCTATAACAGCAATCCTGAAGTTGTCGCGCTGGCGGCGCACTTAATGCTGTTGGCGGCGGTATATCAGCTTTCTGATTCTGTGCAGGTGATCGGCAGCGGTGTGCTGCGTGGCTATAAAGATACGCGCTCGATTTTCTTTATCACGTTTATCGCCTACTGGGTGTTGGGATTGCCAAGCGGTTACATTCTGGCGCTGACCAATTGGGTGGTTGAACCGATGGGCCCGGCTGGTTTCTGGATTGGATTTATCATCGGCCTGACGTCTGCGGCCATCATGATGATGCTGCGGATGCGTTGGTTACAGCGCCAACCTTCAATCACGATTTTGCAACGCGCTGCACGGTAA
- a CDS encoding glycoside hydrolase family 1 protein — MKYVFPENFWWGSASSAPQTEGETLSFGKSATIWDQWYKEQPTRFHNGVGPAETSTFYKNWKQDIALLKELNHNTFRTSISWARLIPEGRGAVNQEAVTFYNQVIDELVAQGIKPFINLFHFDMPMVMQQQGGWENRDVVTAYAEFANVCFELFGDRVKHWFTFNEPVVPVEGGYLYDFHYPNVVDFKRAATVAYHTMIAHSMAVKAYHERNDGGEIGIILNLTPSYPRSQNPADVKAANIADLMFNRSFLDPALRGEYPQELVALLKEHGQLPECQAGDKELLAAGVVDLLGINYYQPRRIKCRDSLVNPDSPFMPEWFFEAYEMPGRKMNPYRGWEIYEQGIYDILTNLRENYGNPNCYISENGMGVENEHRFDENGQIQDDYRIDFVRDHLKWLHKGISEGSNCLGYHMWTFIDNWSWCNAYKNRYGFVSLNLETQQRTIKKSGEWYKTTSAENGFNDRT; from the coding sequence ATGAAATACGTATTTCCTGAAAATTTCTGGTGGGGCAGCGCAAGTTCAGCGCCGCAAACCGAAGGCGAAACCCTCTCTTTTGGTAAGTCCGCCACTATCTGGGATCAATGGTATAAGGAACAACCCACCCGCTTCCACAACGGCGTAGGCCCGGCAGAGACTTCCACGTTCTACAAAAACTGGAAGCAAGATATCGCCCTGCTCAAAGAGCTGAATCACAACACCTTCCGCACCTCAATTTCCTGGGCGCGTCTGATTCCTGAAGGCCGTGGCGCGGTTAACCAGGAAGCCGTCACCTTCTACAATCAGGTTATCGACGAACTGGTAGCGCAGGGCATTAAACCGTTTATCAACCTGTTCCACTTTGATATGCCGATGGTTATGCAGCAGCAAGGCGGCTGGGAAAATCGTGACGTTGTCACGGCCTACGCGGAATTTGCGAACGTTTGTTTCGAGCTGTTCGGCGACCGCGTGAAGCATTGGTTCACTTTCAACGAGCCGGTAGTGCCTGTCGAAGGCGGCTATCTGTATGATTTCCACTACCCGAACGTGGTGGATTTCAAACGTGCGGCAACCGTTGCCTACCACACCATGATTGCCCACTCCATGGCGGTAAAGGCTTACCACGAGCGTAACGACGGCGGCGAAATTGGTATTATTCTCAACCTCACCCCTTCTTATCCGCGTTCGCAAAACCCTGCGGATGTCAAAGCGGCAAACATCGCTGACCTGATGTTCAACCGCAGCTTCCTCGACCCAGCATTGCGTGGTGAATATCCGCAAGAACTGGTTGCGCTGCTGAAAGAACATGGTCAACTGCCTGAGTGCCAGGCGGGTGACAAAGAGCTGCTTGCAGCGGGTGTCGTCGATTTACTGGGTATCAACTACTACCAGCCGCGCCGCATCAAATGCCGCGACTCACTGGTTAACCCGGACAGCCCGTTTATGCCGGAATGGTTCTTCGAAGCCTACGAAATGCCGGGCCGCAAAATGAACCCGTATCGCGGCTGGGAAATTTACGAGCAAGGGATTTACGATATTCTCACCAACCTGCGTGAAAATTATGGCAACCCAAATTGCTATATTTCTGAGAACGGCATGGGCGTTGAAAACGAACATCGTTTCGATGAAAACGGCCAGATTCAGGATGACTACCGCATTGATTTCGTGCGCGACCACCTGAAATGGCTGCATAAAGGCATTAGCGAAGGCAGCAATTGCCTGGGTTATCACATGTGGACGTTTATTGATAACTGGTCCTGGTGCAATGCATACAAAAACCGTTACGGTTTTGTCTCGTTAAATCTGGAAACTCAGCAACGCACCATTAAGAAAAGCGGCGAGTGGTACAAAACGACTTCCGCAGAAAATGGCTTTAACGATCGTACGTAA
- a CDS encoding LuxR C-terminal-related transcriptional regulator, protein MKVVIEESDALYRHGMEQLLKKIFASQGNETVEIEKLTPTNLLSADIIVKRYDAGIKYICQPLIRKRKAYSLIIGVYEGNRDDINSGLPLCISNIVFINRRESVVKAKDIIMQGWEECHSRPRSYNHLMCVSCKHRTLTSQQVLVAAHFYRGYSPQKTAEILNINYKTVGAHKRMIMTKFDLETDYDLLNFINILLKNNYASERFKNILNSRLEHL, encoded by the coding sequence TTGAAAGTTGTTATTGAAGAATCAGATGCTTTGTATCGTCATGGCATGGAACAATTGTTAAAGAAAATTTTTGCTAGTCAGGGGAATGAAACTGTTGAAATTGAAAAGCTAACCCCAACCAATTTATTGAGTGCGGATATCATTGTGAAGCGTTACGATGCCGGCATTAAGTATATTTGCCAGCCGCTAATACGTAAAAGAAAAGCTTACAGTTTGATTATTGGCGTTTATGAAGGGAATAGGGATGATATTAATTCAGGCCTTCCGCTTTGTATCTCTAATATTGTTTTTATAAATAGAAGAGAGTCAGTCGTTAAGGCGAAAGACATCATCATGCAGGGGTGGGAAGAATGTCACTCCAGACCTCGCAGCTATAATCACTTGATGTGTGTTTCATGCAAACACCGAACGTTGACTTCACAACAAGTGTTGGTGGCCGCGCATTTTTATCGTGGCTATAGTCCGCAAAAAACAGCTGAAATATTAAATATCAACTATAAAACAGTTGGGGCGCATAAGCGCATGATAATGACTAAATTCGATCTCGAGACTGATTATGACTTGTTGAATTTTATTAATATTCTTTTAAAGAATAATTATGCGTCAGAGCGATTTAAAAATATTTTAAATTCGCGGCTAGAGCATCTTTAA